GCGCGCCGGGCCGGGCCCGCGCCTGCCGGCCGCCCCCCTCACCCGCAGAAGACGCGCATGAACCAGGAGAACAACCGGTACTTGCGCCGGTACGGGTACCAGAGGAGGCTCGAGACCAGCTTGCCCGCCAGCCAGCCGGGTTCGACCAGCACTGCCGACGGGTAGGTGAAGGCCTCCAGCCCCGCCCGCCCGTGGTAGGCGCCCCAGCCGCTCTCCTTGACACCGCCGAAGGGCAGGGCCGGATGGGCGAAGTGGATGATCACGTCGTTGATGCACACGCCGCCGGCCTCAAGGCGCGAGGCGATTTCCCGGGCCAGCCGCCCGTTGCGGGTCCAGACGCTGGCCCCGAGGCCGAAGGGCGAATCGTTGGCCAGGCGCACCGCCTCGTCGGCCGAGCGGAAGCCGGCGATGGCGATCACGGGACCGAAGGTCTCCTCCCGCATCACCCGGGCCTGGGGGTCCACGTCGACCAGCACGACGGGCGGGACGAACCGGCCCTCGAAGGAAGGCACCGGGGTCAGCGCCCGGGCGCCCCGGGCCAGGGCGTCCTGGACGTGTTCGCGGACGATGGCCACCTGGCGCGGGGTGGTCATGAGCCCCAGGTCCAGATCGGGGTCGGCGGCCACCCGGGCGGGGTCGCCGCCGGTACCCTCGGGCTCGGCCCGGCGGAGGCGGGCCAGTTCGTCCAGCACCCGGTCGACGAACCGGTCCTTCACCGCCTCATGGACATAGATCCGCTCCACCCCGATGCAGGTCTGGCCGCAGTTGGCCAGGGAGCCCCACACGGCCGCCCGGGCGGCCCGGGCCAGGTCGGCATCGGGGAAGACGATCATGGGGTCCTTGCCGCCCAGCTCCAGCACGCTGGGCGTCAGCCGCTGGGCCGCGGCGGAAGCGATCCGCCGGCCGGTGGCGGTGCTGCCGGTGAAGAAGACGAAGTCGGGCCCCGCATCGAGCACCGCCTGGCCCACCTCGGCGCCGCCATGGACGACCTGGACCACTCCCGGCGGAAAGCCGGCCATGAAGAAGGCCTCCTCGATGGCGCGGCTGATGCCGGGGGTGACCTCCGTGGGCTTGAGGATCACGGTGTTCCCGGCCAGCAGCGCCGTGGCCGCGGGCACCACCGCCAGGTTGAACGGATAGTTCCAGGGCGCCACTACCAGCACGCAGCCGTAGGGCTTTCGCTCCACGTAGGGGATCTTGCCGAAGAGGAGAAGCGACATGGGCTGTCGCTGGCGGCGCAACACCCGGGGCGCCAGCTTCTCCGCCGACTTCAGGGCGTCGGCGGTGGTCAGCAGGTCGTGGACCAGCGCTTCCACCAGGGGCTTGCCGGTACCCGCGCTGATCACCCGCGCCAGTTCGTCCCGGTGCCGGACGATGTACCGCCGCAACCGGGCCACGCAGGCCACCCGCTCGCGCACGGGCAGCTGCGCCCAGGCCGGAAAGGCGGCCCGCGCCCGGGCCACCACAGCGGGGATCTCGGCGACGGGCGTCCAGCCGGCGGGCGCCGGGGCGGGCCCTCCCCCCGCGGCACCGGTGGAACCGGTAGGCGGGGCAGGCGCGGGGATCGCCGAGGCGCCGGAAGCCGCCGCCAGCCCGGCAGCCGGCGAGCCGGTGGACGGCTGGCCGGCCGGAGCCGGTCCGGGGGCCGCTGCGGCATCGCTCAGGGGCGCCGCCCGGGCCGTCCCCGGGGCACCCCCTTGGGGATCCCTGGGTTGCATGCGCATCCCCCCATGCCAATAACTCTTCGCACGCGGCGCCGCCGGAGGAGGGTGGGGCAGGACGGTTCCGCCGCTGTTTCGCCTCCTCCGGGGACCTCTCAGCGAAGGACGTAGGTCGCCAGCAGCCGCTGCACGTAGTAGATGTCCAGGTCGCGGTGGAAGGTCTTGACCAGCGGCTCCCGGCTGCCCGCCAGCCAGATCTTGAGCTCGGCCTCCAGGTCCAGGTGGCCAGCCGTCTCCACGGCAAACCGGTTGATGCTTCGGTACGGGATGGACAGGTACTCCACCTTCTTGCCGGTGAGCCCCTGCTTGTCGACCAGGATGAGGCGCTTGTTCGTGAAGATGAAGAGATCACGGATCACCTGGTAGGCGGCCTCGATCCGCTCCCCCTCCGCCAGGAGGACGCTGTATTCCTGTTGAACCCGCTCCAGGTCGGCTTCCCCGGCGTGGCCCATCATGCGGCCGATCCAGCTCACGGGCGGCTCCCTCCCCACGGCGTGCCCCGGGCCGCGCCCCCCGTCACCCCGCGCCGCCGGAACCGGCTACGGACGCGGCCTCGCACAAGCGGGTTCGTTTTATACATTAAAGGTACACGGCAAGGGGCCGGGGCTTGACCGGCAAGATGCCCGCATCACCGAACGGGTCTGCCCTTGCGACCGGCGATGCCCAGCCCCGGGAAGGAGCGCCCATGCGAATCCGGCCCGGTCAGATCGTCGCCCACCCCGAGCTCCCTCTCCGCGGTCTGGTGCTGGCGGTCCGCACCAACCCCGCCTGTCTGATGCCCGTGGTGGTCGTCCGCTGGGAGAACGGCGTGGTGGAAGAGCTCGATGCCCTGCGCTGGGGCCCCCTGGAGGACGCCCCGGACGAGGAGGACCCGCCCGGCGGCTGACCGGCCGGCGCGCCGCCGCCATACCCCGCAGCCAAGGCCCATCGGGCCTCGCCCTGGCAGGGCTCGGGACGGCCCGGTCCAGGCTCCCTTCGGCAGCATGTCCTCTTGTGACGGCCATCACGGCACCGGCCCCGGGCGATCCCCTAGTCTAAAAGCGACATCCGAACCGGGACGGACCTGGCGCCGCCGGGCCGCCACGGCCGCACCCGGCGCACCAGGCAGGAAAGGGAGGCAATTCCCATGGGCGTGCGCGTCTCCCGCTGGACCCTCCCCTATTTCACCGCCGCCCTGGTCTGCTTCGCCGTCGCCCAGGCGGTCCTGGCCCTTGGCTGGGCCTACCCGGAGGCAGGCCTCGGGGCTCCGCCCACCCTGGCCGTGGTCCACCTCCTGACCATAGGCTGGCTGAGCCTTTTGATCCTGGGCGCCCTGCAGCAGTTCGTACCCGTCATCACCGAGCGCTCCCTGGCCAGCGACACCGCGGCGGCCTGGGCTTTGGGCCTCATCCTGACCGGCCTGGGGGGCATGGTGCTGGGCTTCCTGGCGTTGCCGGGCGGCCCGCTGGCCGGCAGCACGGCTTCGGACCCGGGCCCGGCGGGTGGGTCACTGGCCGTGCCGGCGCCCGCGCCGGCCCTGCGCAGCGGGCTGCTGGTGGCGGCGTTGCCTGCGGGCGGCACCCTGGTGCTGGCCGGCTTCGCCGTCGCCGCGGTCAACCTGGCCATCGGCCTCTGGCGCGCCCGGCCCCTGGTCCTGCCGGCGCGCTTCGTGGCGGTGGGCCTCGCCTTTCTCTTGCTGACGGGCGGCCTGGGGGTCAGCCTGGCTCTGGTCCTGGCCCTTCCGGACGCCGCCGGCCGCCACTTGTCGCCCGCTCTCACGGCCCAGCTGCTGGCGCGCGGGCTCCCCCTGCACATGGCGGCGGGCCTTGGCGGCTGGTTCACCCTGACGGCCATGGGCGTCGCCTACAAGCTGCTCAGCATGTTCACCCTGGCGCCGGAAGAACGCGGCCCCGTGGGGCGCTGGGTCCTGCGCCTGGCCGGCACGGGCCTGGCCGTGGCCTGGCTGGGCGGCCTGGCATTTTTGCTGCTGGCCGCAGCCGGCGCCACCGGCCCGGCGGGGGCCGGGACTCCGGATCCGGCGGGCGCCAGCACCCCGGCGACCGGCTCCCCAGGTCTCACAGGGACGGATGCGCTGGCAACCGGACTGGCAGGCCTGGCCACCGCCGGCTGGGTCGCCGCCGGCGCGGGGGTGCTGCTCTACCTGTGGGACATGCGGCGCCTGTACCGCCAGCGCCGGCGGCAGGCGCTGGAGCTCAACGCCCGGTACGCCCCCATCGCCTTCGGGGCGCTGGCCGCGGGTGTGGTGTTGATGGCCGCCGGCGCCTTCCTGGGCCGGCTGGCCGGCCTGGCCCCGGCGCTGGTGTACCTGCTGCTCTTCGGCTGGCTCTCCGGCCTGGGGCTGACCCAGCTCTACAAGATCGTTCCGTTCCTCACCTGGCTGGAAAGGTTCGGACCCCGCCTCGGGCGCGGGCCGGCCATCCGGGTGCAGGACCTGGTCAACGAGGACCGCGCCCGGCCCTGGTTCTGGCTTTACTTTGCGGCGGTGGCCGCGGCCACCGCGGCGGCCCTGGCCGGCTGGGACGGCCTCTGGCGGGCCATGACGGGCCTGACCCTGATGAGCACGCTGGCCATCGCCCTGGAGCTCTGGCGGGCGCGCCGGGCCGACCCCAAACCGCAGGCAGCGCCGGTTCCACCCCCCTGGCTGGGGGAGCGCGGGCGCGCCGGCGGCGCTGCGGGCCGGGTTCCACCAGGGGGAAGCGGGGGCCTTCCGCCGGTTCGTCCCGGTGAGGGCGCCGTGCAAGGGAGGTGAAGGGCGTGGCGGAGCCCATCGTGACGGAGGACGACATCCGCGAAGCCTTGATGGACGTCATCGACCCCGAGCTGGGGTTCAACATCGTCGATCTGGGTCTGATCTACGGCGTCACCGTGGAAGACGGCAAGGTCCACATCGTGATGACCATGACCACCCCGGGCTGCCCGGCCACCAACTACCTGCAGGAAGGCACGCGGGAACGGGCGCTGGCGGTCCCCGGGGTCAAGGAGGTCGACGTCCAGGTGGTCTGGTCGCCGCCGTGGACGCCCGACCTGATGAGCGACCGGGCCAAGCGGTTCTTCGGCTTGATCGAAGGCTAGACGCTGCCGGTGGCGGTCGGTGACCGCGCCGAACCCGCCTTCGGCGGCGTGTCGGCCCTTCGGCAACGCGGGCCGGGTCCTCAGAGACCCGGCCCGCGTTGTGCCTGCCCGCGCCGCCCGCGGCCAAATCCGCGGGCGGCCCGCCTATTCCGGCCGCCAGAAGGTGACCCGCCAGGCCCCGTCCGGATCCCGCTCCGCCCGGTGCTCGAACCCCTTGCGCTTCATCACCCAGTAGAGGGGCACGGGCTCGAACCCGACGATCAGCACGAAGGGCTGGCCCGGCTTGAGGCGCGCCACGTTGGCCATGATGTCCCGGAAGGGCTCCTGGCGGCGGGCGAAATAGGGCCGGACGTCCATGACCAGCGGCTCCACGCCCGCGGTGGCCGGCGTGGCCGCGTGCTCCTGTCCCTTTCCGCCTGCTCCGGGCTGTCCGGCAGGGTCAGCCGGTTCGGCCGAACCCGGCACCGCCTGGGCGGCCGGCTCACCCCTCGCCGGCAGGGCGGCCGAACCCCGGGAACCCGGCGCCGCGCCGGCCCGCCAGATGCGGATGATCACCGAGCCGTCGTCCTGTTCCGCCATGGCGTATTCGAAGCCGCGCTCGTCCAGGTGAGGCAGGAGGAACATGGGCTTGCGGTCGTTGTGGGCCTGCAGCACCTGGCCGGGCTCCAGCTGGTCCAGGGCGGACAGGATCCGCACCATGGGTTCGGGCGGCTGCAGCCCGCGGTTGTCCAGCTGAAGCGCCGGTTCGGCCGGAGAGGGTGGCAACCGCAGGCCCCCGCCCGCGGTCCCGCCCGGCGCAGCCTGCCCGTTCGGCGGAGCCTGCGCGCCGCCCGCCGCCCCTGGGCGTTCCCCGGCTGGTTCGGCCCGGCCGGCACCCTTGCCCCTGCGGAAGAACATGCTCCCCACCTCCTCGTCTCCTTGGCACGTTTCCTCAGGGCGATGGTGCCCAATGGCGGGGTGCGCCGGCTGTGATGCCCGTCACCGGGCGCCTAAGGAGTTGACGCCGTCCGGTAACCACCGTGCGACCGGTCCCCGCCCGGGATCCTGCCGCCGGGCGGTCCAGACGCCGGGCGTGGCGGCCGGCCGCTCCCACCACGCCGGGCCACAGCGGTCACGGCGAACGCCGCGCTCGCCGGGCCCCGGGACGGGACGGCCCACGGCCCGGGGCCCGTTGCCCCGCCGTGCCCCATCGCCCCGCCGGCCCGCGGCTGCCGCCGGCGGTGACGGCCGTCACAGCCCGGCCGGTCCGCCTTGGGGCAGGGTAAAAGCGAAGGGAACACGGAGGTGACGGATGATGCCGGTCCCCACGCAGATCGCCGGCCCTGAGCGGCTTGCCCGGGGGCCCGCACCCGCCCCGGCAGGTCGCCCGTCCCCCGCTAGCCAGGATGAAGTGCCATCCCTGACTGCCGCCGCCCAACCCGCTCCGCCGGCAGCCCCGCCCATGCAGCGCCCGGCGGTCCCGGACGGGGAGGCCGGGGCCGGCGCGGCCGCAGAGACGGCGCCGGCCGACTCCCTGCTGGGGCGCTACGTCAACCGCTACCTGCTTCCCCGGGTGGCGCTGACGGTCATCAGCCTGGCCTCGCTGGTCGGTGTTTACCTGACCCTGCGCGCGCAGGGCATGCCGCCCTGGCTGGTCGTGCCGCGCTGGGCGGGCCTGGTAGGGCTTGGCATTCTGGCCGGCGGCACCATGTGGTGGTCGCGCTTCGTCGTGCCCCGGGACACCCAGCCCGCCGCCGTGGCCCGGCTGGCGGCCGCCCAGGCCCGCCACTACCGGCCCCTGATGGCCGGAGGACTGGTGGCGGCGCTGGCGGGCGGCGGGGTCTGGGCCGCCTGGGTCGGCCCGGTGGCCGCCGCCCGCGGTTGGGTCGGGCTCTGGCTGCTCGTCATCGGGCTCTACGGCGGCCTGGTCGCTGCCACGCTGGCGCTGTCAAGCCTGCCCGACGGCGAAGCCCTGGCGGCACGCCGCCAGGCGCTGGCCGTCCTCTGGTCCGCCACCGCCCTCCTGGTTGCCATGGGCCTTCTGGACGCGGCCCTGACCTTCGGCACCTGGTGGCCGGCCTGGGTCCTGCGCCCCCTTCACCTGGGGGCCTTCGGCCTCTGGCTGGGCGGGGCCGTGTGGAACATCTTCGTCGCCGTGCCCGCCGCCCGGGACGAGCTGGCCTTTGCCACGGTGGCCGCCTCGGCCACCCAGCTGGAACGCTTCCGCAAGCGGGTCCGGGTCTTCCTGCCCCTGCTGCTGGCCACCGGCCTTGCCCAGGCGGCCGCCTATGCCGGGTGGAACCCCTTGGCCTGGCCCGGGAACTGGGTGGGGCGCCTGGCCCTGGTCAAGCTGGGGCTGGTGGCGGCCCTCTTCGTCATCTTCATCACCTGCCCCCTCTGGCGCGCCTGCTCGCCGATCAAGGGGATGTGCGATCTGGAGGAGCTGGCCGGTCCGGCGGCTGGAACGAGCCCGGGCCGCGCCTCGCGCCGGCGAGACGAAGCGGGCCGTCCAGCCGCCGCCTCCCTGCCTGGGGCGGCTGCGGCCGCCCCGGTGCGGCGTCTCGACCGGCGCGGCGCCGGTTGTGCCGGGTTCGTCCACGTGGAAGAAGCCCTGGCCGGCATGGCACCGGGCGAGCTACTGGAGCTCTTGAGTTCCGATCCCATCTCCTGGTGGGAACTGCCGGCCTGGCTCGAAGTCCACGGGCACCGGCTGCTCTTCCGCGAGCGGCGGCGCGTCTGGCCCTGGCGGTATTTCCGGTTCCTCATCCAGCGGGGGGCGGGAACGTCGCCAGGTCGTCAGGTAGCCAGGTAGCAAGGTAGCAAGATAGCAAGGTAGCAAGGTCGCGAGGTCGCAAAGCGGCAACGTGGCAACCTGGCGCCGTAGCCACGTAGCGGCGTGGCCATGGTCACGGGAGGCTATAGGAACCCGGCGCGAGCCGGGCACGCGGAAACCGGGGCACGAGGACGGCCCCACAGGAAGCCGGGACTTGTGGTGGAACGGGACAGGGGGAGACGACCGTGCTGTGGAAACCCCGCCAGGCCGAACACGGCCCAGAGGCGCCGGGAAGCGAGGAGGCCCGCGAGGACATCGCCGGCGGCCACCAGGACGCCGGCCGCAGCCGCCGGGAACCAGGGGACGGGGCCGGGCGGCCTATCCCGCCGCCACCCCTGCAAGGCAGACGCCCGGCGGCCGGCGCGGGCCGGTCGACCCCCACCCCCCGCTCCGGCAGTCCCGGGGCGCCAGTCGGGCCGGCTGCTCCAGCGGTTGAAACCGGCAGCGGGCGGGTTCCAGCCGGCCCTGCCCTGCCCTCCCGGGAGGTTCCCGCGGTCCCGTCCCTGGTTCGCCTGTTCGTCCAGGCCCTGCGCGAGCTGGCCGCCGCCGGGGAACCGGAGCGGGCCTGCATGATGGCGGCCCAGGCCTGGTCCCTGCTGCGCCACGACTTCCCCCGGGAAGCGCAGCGCCTCAACGGCCTGCTCCACGCCTTGACCGGTGCGACCCACCCCCGTCACGCCGGCCATTGAGATGGGAGGAACCTGCATGGCCCGACAACGAGCGTGGCAGCAGCTGGCCCGCCGCCTGCGCCGGGCTGGCCAGCGCCCGACCATCCAGCGTGTGGCGGTCTACGAGGCCCTGCTGCGCGCGGCCAGGGCGGGGATCCATCCGACGGCCGACGAGGTGCACGCAACCCTCCGGCCGTCCCTGCCGACCTTGAGTCCCGTCACCACCCGGCGGGTCCTGGCCGCGCTGGTCGAGGCGGGGCTTGCCCGGCGGGTGGTCATGCCGGGCGAGCCCGACCGCTACGACGGGGATCCGGCACCCCACGCCCACCTGGCCTGTGTGCGCTGCCACCGGTTGCAGGACGTGGCGCTGCCCGAGCTGGACGAGATCGTCCGCCAGGTGCGGGAACAGACGGGCTTTTTGATTACCGGCCAGGAACTGGTCCTCGAAGGGCTGTGCCGCCACTGCCGTCACGGGCGGCCCAGTCCCCCGGCTGCCGCCGGTTCCCCAGAAGCTCCCGGCGGTTGATCCCCGGCGCACCCGGTGGAGGGGCCCGGTGCGCCGAACCGGTCGGTGGCGGCGGAAGGCCTGTGCCGCCGGCTCCCGTCCCCGGCCCCCGCCCCCCGCTCCCCAGACCCCGCCCTGTCCGCCGGCCCGGTCGTGACGGATGGCCGGGGATATGGGGACTTTCTGCACGGGCAGGCTTCGTCCGGTGCCCCCGAGCCCCTTTTTCCGTTGCTTTTCTCCCCCTCGTCCTGCATCATGGGGCCATGGAATGTCAACCCACCTGCCACCGGTGACCGGCGGCGGGAGTACCACGGGCAGCCGTGGCGCACAGTAACGTAGAACGCAGGGGCGGAAAGGACAGGAGGGGGATCGTGGCCCGCGACGTCTTCCCCGAAATCCACGAGCCGGCGCCCGTACGCTGGCTTTTGGCCCATCCGCGGGCTGGGTGGGTATGGTTGTTGCCGCGCCTCTGGCTCGGGTGGCAGTGGCTCCATGCCGCCCTTGGCAAGCTGGGTGACCCGGCGTGGACCGGTCCCCAGGCCGGCGCGGCCCTGCAAGGGTTCATCCAGGGTGCTCTCCAACGCGCCCAGGGCCCCCACGCCGAAGTCACGGGCTGGTATGCCCGGTTTCTCCGCGATGTGGTGCTCCCCAACGCCGCCTCGTGGGCCAAGCTGGTCGCTTACGGAGAGCTGCTGGTGGGCATCGCCCTGCTGGCCGGCATGCTCACCGGGATTGCGGCCTTCTTTGGGAGCTTCATGAACTTCAGCTTCATGCTGGCGGGTACGTCCAGCGCAAACCCGGTGATGTTTGCCGTCGCCACCGCCCTGGTGCTCGCCTGGCGGGTGGCGGGATGGATCGGCCTGGATCGCTGGCTCCTGCCCCTGCTCGGCACGCCGTGGGAGCCGGGGCGCGCCTTCCGGCGCTAGGAGCCACCACCACCCTGGTATCGACGGCCGGGGTCTCCAAGGACCGGTGGGGCCCCCTACCCGGCACGGTTACCGGGTAATCAACCGGGGGTGGGGCAGCGTGCTGTTTGCTGCGCTCCTCCTGGCTGCGTGCACCCTGAGCGGGGCACTATGCATTGAAGCCCTGGGCGCCCGGTTCAGAATCCGGCGCCTTGGCGGCGAACCGATCGGCCATCGCTCGCACTGGCCACGGGTGTCCATCGTCGTGCCGGCCCACAACGAAGAAGCCCATCTGGAACCGACCGTTCGCTCCCTCATGGCACAGGACTACCCCAACCTCGAAATCGTGCTCGTGGACGACCGGTCGCAGGACCGGACCGGAGCGATGATGGACGAACTGGCTCGCCAGGATCCGCGTATCCGGACGCTCCACGTGCGGGATCTCCCGCCGGGGTGGATGGGAAAGAACCACGCCATGTGGGTCGGAGCTCGTGCGGCCACGGGCGAGTGGCTCCTCTTCACCGACGCCGACGTCTACATGCACCCTGACACGGTCCGCCGTGCCGTGGATCACGCCCTTCGCCACGGACTTGACCACCTCACGGTGGCGCCTCTTCTGACGGTTCGCGGTCTGGCCCTGGCGGCCTGGGTCGGTCTCTTCACCCTTCTGTTCATCGCCTCGGAAAGACCCCATCGGGTCCGGGACCCAAGATGCAGGCACGGGGTCGGCGTCGGTGCGTTTAACCTGATCCGGCGCGCGGTGTACGAGGCCATCGGCACCCATCGTGCCATCGCGCTCCGTCCCGACGACGACCGGCAGCTGGGCCGGCAAGTGAAACGCCACGGCTACGTACAGGACATGCTGGTCGGCGGCGAACGGATCCGCGTCGCTTGGTACCACACGCTTAGGGAGGCGTTCCGTGGCCTAGAAAAGAACACGCTCGCAAGCATGAACTACCGCTGGGACATCGCGCTGGTCGGGCTGGCTGCCGTCGCCCTGGCGATGCTGTTGCCATGGATCGCGCTGATCCTGGGCGCCGGGTGGATCCGGTGGACAGCGGCTGCCGCGATCATCGCCATCGCGGCGGGCTACCTGCTGGCAAACCCGCCTCCCTTGTGGCGCGGTCTTCTCGTCCTGCCCGTCGGGTCCGTGGTACTGGTCTACGCTTTGGCGCGGGCGCTGGTGGTTACCGCCCTCCGGGGCGGCGTCCACTGGGGTGGCCGGTTCTTCCCCCTTGAGCAATTGCGGCAGAACACCACGCAGAACGCCTCGCTGTGACGTGCCGGTACCGCCCCAGGGGGGCGGCGCCGGCGTCCAAGGGTCGTCAGCAGCAAGATGCAATCGCCGATACCGTTCGCGTCTCCACCCTCCCCGGAGGAGCGGTTTGCCCAGCAGCCCCCACCGGCTCCACCGGCTTCCCCTGTGACCCCCATCACCGACCGCACCCGGCTCGCGCGGTACGCTGGAACCGGCAGAGCCAATGGCCTGACAACAGGAGGAAGCCGGCCCATGAACAAGCGCGACGTGTTGCAGCAGCTGGTCCGGGTGCGACTGGCCGACGGCAGCAATCCGTTGGCAGACGGTCGCATCCAGGACGTGCTGGTGGAAATGCACGGCGAGCGAGCCCACGTGGCGATCCTGATCGATGAGAACTGGGACGGTGGTTCGCCGCCGGCCGACACCCAGGAGCGCCTGCGGCAGGCGGTGATGGCCATGCCGGGTGTAGCGTCGGTGCGCATCGTCCCGCGGCCACGCCCCCGCGCCCGCGGGGTGACGGTGCCCGGTGCCACGCCCGCTCCGGCGGGAGGGGACGCCCCGGCCCGGAAGCTGCCCGAGGGCCTGCAGGGCGCCCGCTTTGTGGCCGTGGCCAGCGGCAAGGGCGGCGTCGGCAAATCCAGC
This is a stretch of genomic DNA from Thermaerobacter sp. PB12/4term. It encodes these proteins:
- a CDS encoding TQO small subunit DoxD: MARDVFPEIHEPAPVRWLLAHPRAGWVWLLPRLWLGWQWLHAALGKLGDPAWTGPQAGAALQGFIQGALQRAQGPHAEVTGWYARFLRDVVLPNAASWAKLVAYGELLVGIALLAGMLTGIAAFFGSFMNFSFMLAGTSSANPVMFAVATALVLAWRVAGWIGLDRWLLPLLGTPWEPGRAFRR
- a CDS encoding DUF2249 domain-containing protein, whose amino-acid sequence is MFFRRGKGAGRAEPAGERPGAAGGAQAPPNGQAAPGGTAGGGLRLPPSPAEPALQLDNRGLQPPEPMVRILSALDQLEPGQVLQAHNDRKPMFLLPHLDERGFEYAMAEQDDGSVIIRIWRAGAAPGSRGSAALPARGEPAAQAVPGSAEPADPAGQPGAGGKGQEHAATPATAGVEPLVMDVRPYFARRQEPFRDIMANVARLKPGQPFVLIVGFEPVPLYWVMKRKGFEHRAERDPDGAWRVTFWRPE
- a CDS encoding PH domain-containing protein yields the protein MSWIGRMMGHAGEADLERVQQEYSVLLAEGERIEAAYQVIRDLFIFTNKRLILVDKQGLTGKKVEYLSIPYRSINRFAVETAGHLDLEAELKIWLAGSREPLVKTFHRDLDIYYVQRLLATYVLR
- a CDS encoding sulfurtransferase TusA family protein, translated to MQRPAVPDGEAGAGAAAETAPADSLLGRYVNRYLLPRVALTVISLASLVGVYLTLRAQGMPPWLVVPRWAGLVGLGILAGGTMWWSRFVVPRDTQPAAVARLAAAQARHYRPLMAGGLVAALAGGGVWAAWVGPVAAARGWVGLWLLVIGLYGGLVAATLALSSLPDGEALAARRQALAVLWSATALLVAMGLLDAALTFGTWWPAWVLRPLHLGAFGLWLGGAVWNIFVAVPAARDELAFATVAASATQLERFRKRVRVFLPLLLATGLAQAAAYAGWNPLAWPGNWVGRLALVKLGLVAALFVIFITCPLWRACSPIKGMCDLEELAGPAAGTSPGRASRRRDEAGRPAAASLPGAAAAAPVRRLDRRGAGCAGFVHVEEALAGMAPGELLELLSSDPISWWELPAWLEVHGHRLLFRERRRVWPWRYFRFLIQRGAGTSPGRQVAR
- a CDS encoding metal-sulfur cluster assembly factor; protein product: MAEPIVTEDDIREALMDVIDPELGFNIVDLGLIYGVTVEDGKVHIVMTMTTPGCPATNYLQEGTRERALAVPGVKEVDVQVVWSPPWTPDLMSDRAKRFFGLIEG
- a CDS encoding glycosyltransferase family 2 protein, producing the protein MLFAALLLAACTLSGALCIEALGARFRIRRLGGEPIGHRSHWPRVSIVVPAHNEEAHLEPTVRSLMAQDYPNLEIVLVDDRSQDRTGAMMDELARQDPRIRTLHVRDLPPGWMGKNHAMWVGARAATGEWLLFTDADVYMHPDTVRRAVDHALRHGLDHLTVAPLLTVRGLALAAWVGLFTLLFIASERPHRVRDPRCRHGVGVGAFNLIRRAVYEAIGTHRAIALRPDDDRQLGRQVKRHGYVQDMLVGGERIRVAWYHTLREAFRGLEKNTLASMNYRWDIALVGLAAVALAMLLPWIALILGAGWIRWTAAAAIIAIAAGYLLANPPPLWRGLLVLPVGSVVLVYALARALVVTALRGGVHWGGRFFPLEQLRQNTTQNASL
- a CDS encoding aldehyde dehydrogenase family protein, translating into MQPRDPQGGAPGTARAAPLSDAAAAPGPAPAGQPSTGSPAAGLAAASGASAIPAPAPPTGSTGAAGGGPAPAPAGWTPVAEIPAVVARARAAFPAWAQLPVRERVACVARLRRYIVRHRDELARVISAGTGKPLVEALVHDLLTTADALKSAEKLAPRVLRRQRQPMSLLLFGKIPYVERKPYGCVLVVAPWNYPFNLAVVPAATALLAGNTVILKPTEVTPGISRAIEEAFFMAGFPPGVVQVVHGGAEVGQAVLDAGPDFVFFTGSTATGRRIASAAAQRLTPSVLELGGKDPMIVFPDADLARAARAAVWGSLANCGQTCIGVERIYVHEAVKDRFVDRVLDELARLRRAEPEGTGGDPARVAADPDLDLGLMTTPRQVAIVREHVQDALARGARALTPVPSFEGRFVPPVVLVDVDPQARVMREETFGPVIAIAGFRSADEAVRLANDSPFGLGASVWTRNGRLAREIASRLEAGGVCINDVIIHFAHPALPFGGVKESGWGAYHGRAGLEAFTYPSAVLVEPGWLAGKLVSSLLWYPYRRKYRLFSWFMRVFCG
- a CDS encoding Fur family transcriptional regulator; protein product: MARQRAWQQLARRLRRAGQRPTIQRVAVYEALLRAARAGIHPTADEVHATLRPSLPTLSPVTTRRVLAALVEAGLARRVVMPGEPDRYDGDPAPHAHLACVRCHRLQDVALPELDEIVRQVREQTGFLITGQELVLEGLCRHCRHGRPSPPAAAGSPEAPGG